One window from the genome of Sulfuricaulis sp. encodes:
- a CDS encoding LPS assembly protein LptD — protein sequence MPCHRLVRAAFCLIISTGTGYSAPVSAEEPCPERPPRLPAAARPSTTIAENLPAEMRARELRLRDKGTSEFIGDVELQRGNQSLSAERLLYDKNTERVDATGNVTFKEASGLSYQTEETHLNLGSRTGYAGSGSFRLEDGSARGDAERIDFEGPDHTRFTRVRYTTCAPGQDDWFLKIKELDLDAGKAIGTAYHATINFQGVPLLYLPYLSFPISDERKSGFLIPRVGHSGNRGTEISAPYYLNLAPQYDDTFTPEYMSKRGLQLQNEFRYLTTRSHGTLQFEGMDNDKLANGDDRAAGTYQHIHAFDPLWSGNVDLRAVSDKQYINDFGDNLGITSQTHLPQNAQLDYHGSEWNFAVRAADYQTIDPTIAPADRPYARLPLINLSLNQPLQPNRVNYYFETEAVNFDRSVGITGGRLNLSPAVALPLSNSYGFITPRISVRHISYALAGTPEDSPSLTRGMFSLDSGLVFERDSRWGERLYTQTLEPRLYYLWIPHKNQDTLPNFDSGTSELTFSNLFRDNRLSGGDRVGDSNQIAAAVTTRFLDETDGTERGRASLGKIYYLEDRLVNLPAGTIGRDASDIAGEATATLLGNWHVRSNILWRPTDGRHTQKYNYYVQYNPAKTSIVNIGKRFARNEIEQTDISTEWPLASRWTFRAHSLYSLREKRNVESFAGVEYNACCWALRVITARRLIFDTSNNNSAKQDNSIMLELELTGLSKLGKVPDSPLRESVFSFPSRPTAPSGSLIP from the coding sequence ATGCCTTGTCATCGTCTGGTTCGCGCCGCCTTCTGCCTGATTATTTCCACGGGCACGGGATACAGTGCGCCGGTATCGGCCGAAGAACCCTGTCCGGAACGTCCGCCGCGGCTGCCCGCCGCGGCACGACCGAGCACCACCATAGCGGAGAACCTGCCGGCGGAGATGCGCGCCCGGGAACTGCGCCTGAGAGACAAAGGGACCAGTGAATTCATCGGTGACGTGGAGCTGCAACGCGGCAACCAGTCTCTGAGCGCCGAACGCCTGCTCTATGACAAGAACACCGAACGGGTGGATGCCACCGGCAACGTCACGTTCAAGGAGGCTTCCGGCCTCAGCTACCAGACTGAGGAGACACACCTCAACTTGGGATCACGCACTGGCTATGCCGGCAGCGGCAGTTTTCGCCTGGAGGATGGCAGCGCTCGTGGCGACGCCGAGCGTATCGACTTCGAAGGGCCGGATCACACGCGCTTCACGCGAGTACGTTACACCACCTGCGCCCCGGGCCAGGACGACTGGTTCCTCAAAATCAAGGAGCTCGATCTCGATGCCGGGAAAGCCATCGGCACTGCTTATCACGCGACCATCAACTTCCAGGGCGTGCCGCTGCTTTATCTGCCTTATCTCAGCTTCCCGATTTCCGATGAGCGCAAATCGGGCTTCCTGATCCCCCGAGTGGGCCACTCGGGCAATCGGGGCACGGAGATCTCCGCCCCCTATTACCTGAATCTCGCGCCTCAGTATGACGATACCTTCACCCCGGAATACATGTCCAAGCGCGGACTGCAATTACAAAACGAATTCCGTTACCTCACGACTCGCTCCCATGGCACGCTGCAATTTGAGGGTATGGATAACGACAAATTGGCCAACGGTGACGATCGCGCGGCGGGGACTTATCAGCACATTCACGCATTTGACCCCTTGTGGTCTGGCAACGTCGATCTGCGCGCGGTGTCGGACAAACAATACATCAATGACTTTGGCGACAATCTCGGCATCACCAGCCAGACCCACCTGCCGCAAAACGCCCAACTGGATTACCACGGCTCGGAATGGAATTTCGCTGTCCGTGCCGCCGACTACCAGACCATCGACCCTACCATCGCGCCCGCCGACCGCCCTTATGCGCGACTCCCGCTAATCAACCTGTCACTCAACCAACCGTTGCAACCCAATCGTGTCAATTATTATTTTGAAACTGAGGCGGTGAATTTCGATCGCAGTGTCGGTATCACCGGCGGGCGTCTGAACTTGTCCCCGGCGGTGGCCCTGCCGCTTTCCAACAGCTACGGATTCATCACGCCCCGCATCAGCGTGCGCCATATTTCCTACGCACTCGCCGGAACGCCGGAGGATTCGCCTTCCCTGACACGCGGCATGTTCAGCCTCGACAGCGGTCTCGTCTTTGAGCGTGACTCGCGCTGGGGCGAGCGCTTGTACACACAAACGCTCGAGCCACGCCTGTATTACCTCTGGATTCCGCACAAGAATCAGGACACGCTCCCCAACTTCGATTCCGGCACATCGGAACTGACGTTCTCCAACCTGTTCCGCGATAACCGCTTGTCAGGCGGAGACCGCGTCGGGGATTCCAACCAGATCGCTGCCGCGGTCACGACGCGTTTCCTCGATGAAACGGATGGCACAGAGCGCGGGCGCGCCAGCCTTGGGAAGATTTATTACCTGGAAGACCGGCTGGTCAACCTGCCTGCCGGCACGATCGGGCGCGACGCCTCAGACATTGCCGGGGAAGCCACCGCGACCCTTCTCGGCAACTGGCATGTCCGCAGCAATATCCTTTGGAGGCCGACGGATGGCCGCCACACGCAGAAGTACAACTACTACGTGCAATACAACCCGGCAAAGACAAGTATCGTGAATATCGGCAAGCGCTTTGCCCGCAATGAAATTGAACAAACGGACATATCGACGGAATGGCCCCTGGCGTCGCGCTGGACCTTCCGCGCCCATTCGCTTTACTCCCTGCGGGAGAAACGCAACGTGGAGAGCTTCGCCGGGGTGGAATACAACGCCTGCTGCTGGGCATTGCGCGTCATAACAGCCCGGCGGCTGATTTTCGACACCAGCAACAATAATTCCGCCAAGCAGGACAACAGCATCATGCTCGAGCTCGAGCTGACCGGCCTGTCCAAGCTCGGAAAGGTGCCGGACAGCCCGCTGCGCGAAAGCGTGTTCTCGTTCCCATCCCGTCCCACGGCGCCGTCGGGGTCCCTCATCCCCTAG